The nucleotide window GGTCGTCATCCTGGTCTCCGCCGCCATGCGCGGGTACGTCGGGCACGATGGGCATGGGGCGAGTCTGCTGCGCGTTGTACGCATCGTACGCGGGACCCGCCGGGGCAGCCCCCTGGACAGGCCCCTGGTCGGACGGCCCCCAGTACCCGGCTTGTGGCGGCGCCCCCCAGGAAGAGTCGTTCATCAGACCTCGAGCAGCTCCGCTTCCTTGTGCTTGAGCAGCTCGTCCACCTGGGCGACGTACTTCGTGGTGGTGTCGTCGAGCTCCTTCTCCGCGCGGCGGCCCTCGTCCTCGCCGACCTCGCCGTCCTTGACCATCTTGTCGATGCCGTCCTTGGCCTTGCGGCGGACGGAACGGATCGAGATCTTGGAGTCCTCGGCCTTGGTCCGGGCGACCTTGATGTAGTCCTTGCGGCGCTCCTCGGTGAGCTCGGGGAACACCACCCGGATGATGTTGCCGTCGTTACTCGGGTTGACGCCGAGATCGGAGTCGCGGATCGCCTGCTCGATGTTGCGCATCGCGCTCTTGTCGAACGGGGTCACCACGGCCATGCGCGGCTCGGGCACCGAGAACGAGGCGAGCTGGTTGATCGGTGTCAGTGCGCCGTAGTAGTCCGCCACGATCTTGTTGAACATCGCCGGGTGCGCACGGCCGGTGCGGATCGCGGCGAAGTCCTCCTTGGCGACCACGACGGCCTTCTCCATCTTCTCCTCGGCCTCGAGGAGGGTCTCTTCGATCACCACTTGCTCCTGCGTGTCTTGAGTAGGCCCGGCTGCGGTTCCTCGGAGGGTAGGCGGCCGGCTGCGTCGCGTCTTGTTCCTGCACGGTTCCCGACCGGCAGGACATTGTCCATCCCCCGGTCAGGCCCGGCCGCCCTGGTCGCCCACGAGCGTGCCGATCTTCTCACCCTTGACCGCCCGGGCGATATTGCCCTCGGCGAGAAGCTCGAAGACGAGGATGGGGAGCTTGTTGTCGCGGCACAGCGTGATCGCGGTCATGTCCGCGACCTTGAGGTCGCGGGTGATGACCTCGCCGTAGCTGAGCGCGTCGAACTTGACCGCTCCGGGGTTGGTCTTCGGGTCGGAGTCGTAGACCCCGTCCACGCCGTTCTTGCCCATCAGCAGCGCTTCGGCGTCGATCTCCAGGGCGCGCTGGGCGGCGGTGGTGTCCGTGGAGAAGTACGGCATGCCCATCCCGGCGCCGAAGATGACCACACGGCCCTTCTCCAGGTGCCGCACGGCCCGCAGCGGGATGTACGGCTCGGCGACCTGTCCCATGGTGATGGCGGTCTGCACGCGCGAGTCGATGCCCTCCTTCTCCAGGAAGTCCTGGAGGGCGAGGCAGTTCATGACCGTTCCGAGCATGCCCATGTAGTCCGAGCGGGCCCGGTCCATGCCGCGCTGCTGGAGTTCGGCGCCGCGGAAGAAGTTGCCGCCGCCGATGACGACGGCGATCTGGGCGCCGCCGCGGACCACCGCGGCGATCTCCCGCGCCATCTTGTGCACCACGTCGGGGTCGACGCCGAGTGCCCCGCCACCGGCGAAGGCCTCACCGGAGAGCTTCAGCAGGAAGCGGCCGGCGCCCTTGCCGGTGTCGCCCTTTTCGTCCTTGTCGGCCTGGGTGGTGGTCATGGCAATCTCGCCTCTTCTACGTGTCGCACATACGGGTCGCACATACGAAGGAGGCCACTGCCGGTGGGGTGTTGTTCGCATCCCATGCGCGGCGGTGGCCTCCTCGTCAGATCTGCTGTCGTCCGCGCGTCCGCGGGCGGCGGGGTACGCGACCCACCCGGACGACTGCTGTCGACCCTAGCGGGATCGCACGTCGATCGCGGTACGGACTCAGATGCCGACCTTGATGCGCGAGAAGCGCTTCAGGGTGACACCGGCCTCGTCCAGGACCTTCTGGACGGACTTCTTGTTGTCGAGCGCGTACGGCTGGCCGAGGAGGGTGGCCTCCTTGAAGAAGCCGTTGACGCGACCCTCGACGATCTTCGGGAGCGCGGCCTCGGGCTTGCCCTCGGCGCGGGTGGTCTCCTCGGCGACGCGGCGCTCGGACTCGACGACCTCGGCCGGAACGTCCTCACGGGAGAGGTACTTCGGCGCGAAGGCGGCGATGTGCTGCGCGATGCCCTTGGCGAGACCGGCGTCGGCCTTGTCCAGCTCGACCAGGACACCGATCTGCGGGGGCAGGTCGGGCATGGTGCGGTGCATGTACGCGGTCACGTAGGTGCCGGAGAACTGGGCGAAGCGGTCGAGGACGATCTTCTCGCCCAGCGTCGCGTTGGCCTCGTCGACGAACGCCTGGACCGTCTTGCCGGACTCGATCTCCGAGGCGAGGAGCGCCTGGATGTCGGCCGGGGAGGTCGCGGCGGCGTGCTGGGCGATCTGGTTGGCGACGGCCTGGAACTTCTCGCCCTTGGCGACGAAGTCCGTCTCGCACTTCAGCTCGACCAGGACACCGGAGGTGTTGTCGTCGGCGATGATGGAGACCACGGCGCCGTTCTCGGCGGAGCGGCCCTCGCGCTTGGCGACGCCCTTCTGGCCCTTGATGCGCAGCGCCTCGACGGCCTTGTCGACGTTGCCGTCGGCCTCGTCCAGCGCCTTCTTGCAGTCCATCATGCCGGCGCCCGTGAGCTCACGGAGCTTCTTGACGTCGGCGGCGGTGTAGTTCGCCATGATCTGTGAATCTCTTCTCGGAGTTCGAAGTCTCTGCAGTCGGCGTCCGCCGCTGATCGGGCGGGCGTCCACCGAAGATCTACGGGCTGGGGGTGAACGGCGGGCGGCGCACTCGGCGCCGCCCGCCCTCACTCAACCGTGACGCTGGGTCGTCAGGCCTGCTCGGCGTCGGCCGGCTTCTCGGCCTCGGCCTCGGCGGGCGCCTCGGCGGCAGCCGGAGCCTCGGCCTCGGCGGCGGGCGCCTCGGTCTCGGCGGCCGGAGCCTCGGTCGCGGGGGCCTCGGCGTCTGCGTCGGCGGCCGGAGCGTCGGCGGCGGGCGCCTCGGCAGCGGTCTCGTCGGCCTTCTTCTCGCCGCCCTCGAGCAGGTCGCGCTCCCACGCGGCGAGCGGCTCGCCCGCGGCCTTGTCACCCTCGGCGGCCTTGCCGGCACCGGAACGGGAGATGAGGCCCTCGGCGACGGCGTCGGCGATCACGCGGGTGAGCAGGGTGACGGAGCGGATCGCGTCGTCGTTGCCCGGGATCTTGTAGTCGACCTCGTCGGGGTCGCAGTTGGTGTCCAGGATGGCGACGACCGGGATGTTGAGCTTCCGGGCCTCACCGACCGCGATGTGCTCCTTCTTGGTGTCCACGATCCAGACGGCGCTGGGCACCTTGGACATCTCGCGGATACCGCCGAGGGTCTTCTCCAGCTTGGCCTTCTCGCGGGAGAGGACGAGCAGCTCCTTCTTGGTGAGGCCGGACGCGGCCACATCCTCGAAGTCGATCTGCTCGAGCTCCTTGAGGCGCTGCAGACGCTTGTAGACGGTCGAGAAGTTGGTGAGCATGCCGCCCAGCCAGCGCTGGTTCACGTAGGGCATGCCGACGCGGGTCGCCTGCTCGGCGATGGCCTCCTGCGCCTGCTTCTTCGTGCCGACGAACATGACCGTGCCGCCGTGGGCGACGGTCTCCTTGACGAACTCGTAGGCGCGGTCGATGTACGACAGCGACTGGAGCAGGTCGATGATGTAGATGCCGTTGCGCTCCGTGAAGATGAAGCGCTTCATCTTCGGGTTCCAACGACGGGTCTGGTGACCGAAGTGGACGCCGCTTTCCAGCAGCTCCCGCATCGTGACGACGGCCATGGCCGTACTCCTTGGTGTGCTCGGTTGTACCGCGCCCGCCGGACGGCGGTCGCGCCTGACGCCCGCGTTGCGCCTTGCCACAAGGGACCGAGGGGCGCTGACACCGGCTGTTTGACGACCTGATGTCGGGGCGTGCGAAGTCGACCCGGTGACCCGGATCGCCACAAGAAGTGTACGGGACCCGCGAGGCGCCGGATGACGCCGTTGTCCACAACCGACGGGTACTCCACAGATCCTGACCATGATCCACTTTTTCGGGGCGGTCGGGGGACCGTTCTCGCATGCGAGCAGACCATTTCCTTCGTACGCCGCCGGCGCCGCCGCGTGCCCTGACGGCGGCCGCCGTGCCGGTACTCGGCCTCCTGCTGATGCTGGGCCCGGTCCTCGGCGGGCCCGCGGCCACCGCCCGGGACGGCGGTCCCGGCGGTGCGTCCGGTGGCGGCCGTGCGTCCGGTGGCGGCCGTGCGTCCGGTGGCGGCGTGGGCCCGCCCGTTCCGGCGGTCGGCCGCGCCTGGCCGGTGAGGTCGCGCCCGCCGGTGGCACGTGGCTGGGAGCCGCCGGCGACCGCCTACGGGCGGGGCCACCGGGGACTCGACCTCACCGCGGCTCCCGGCACGCCGGTCCGGGCCGTCGCCCCCGGCCGCGTCTCCTTCGCGGGCCGGGTCGCGGGCCGCGGGGCCGTCTCGGTCGAGCTGACCGGCACGGGAACACCACCCCTGCGCACCACGTACGTACCGGTGCGGGCGACCCTGAGAAAGGGCGCCGAGGTGGCCGCGGGCGAGGTGGTGGGCATCCTGGAACCGTCGGACCCCCACTGCCCGGCGTCATGCCTGCACTGGGGCCTGCGCCGCGGCGACACCTACCTGGACCCGCTCGCCCTGCTGCCCCCGTGGCTGCTGACCAGGGGCCCCTCACGCCTGCTGCCGGTCACGGGAGTACCGGAACAGGAACTCGACCCGGCACCGGCACCCGAATCCGAATCGGAACCGGCGACTGCCCGTCCCGCCCGTCCCGCCCACGGGACACCCGGACTCTTCGCATGGTTCTGACGGACGGGTCCGGGAGGCGGTCCCCGGAGGAGCATCAGAGGAACCCCGGAGGAGACGGCCCGCGCGTCTACGAACGGGGACAGGCCCCGAAGCACCGGCGATCCGGCGCCCCGGACCCGGACCCGGACCCGGACCCGGACAAGCCAACCGCCTCGGCGGCTCAGCCCCGTACGCCGCGCAGAGCCATCGCGACCGCGGCCTCGGTGATGACCTCGGGTTCCTCGGCCGCGCCCAGTTCGATCCTGCGGACCGCCGCGTCCGCCATCCCCTGGAGGAGCATCGCGGCCATCCGCGGCTGCTCGTGCCCCATGTCCCGCAACGCCTCCACGATCATCGCGACGAGTCCCCCGTGCGCGGCGCGGATCTTCTCGCGCGCGCCCGCGTCGAGCTCGCTCGCGGAGATCGCCACCACGGCCCGGTGCCTCCGGTCCCCGACGAGGGTGAGCTGACTGCGGACGTACGCCTCGACCTTCCCCTCGGGCGTCCCGGCCAGCGACATCGCCGTCTCGACCTCGGCGGCCCAGAGCGGGAAGTCGACCTCGCAGAGCTCTTCGACGACAGCCGCCCTGGAGCGGAAGTACTCGTACACGGAGGACCGCGCGAGGCCGGTCCGCTCGGCGAGCGCCGGGAACGTCAGCGCGTCCGTCCCGCCCTCGGACAGCAGTGACCGTGCCGCGTCCAGCAGGGCGGCTCGCTGCATCGACCGGTGCTCGGCCACGGAGGCCGCTCGAATCCTTGGCACGCTCCCACTTTACGGACGCCTCGCCCAGGACGGGAGTCTCTGGCCCGGAAGGACCTGTCCGCCGCCCCGGAGCACAACGATCCCGCGCCGGCGGAGAAGCGCTTCCACCAGGCCGAAGGAGTGACTGCGCCGGGCCGGAGGAGCGACTGCGCCGACCCGGTGCGGCGGTCCCGCCGGGTCAGCGCCCGAAACTCGCCAGCTTCGCCCGGAGCTGGAGGACCGACTTGGTGTGGATCTGGCTGACGCGGCTCTCCGTCACCCCGAGCACATTGCCGATCTCGGCGAGCGTGAGCCCCTCGTAGTAGTAGAGGGTGACCACCGTCTTCTCCCGCTCGGGCAGTGTGTTGATGGCCCGGGCCAGGAAACGCCGCAGCTCACGGTCCTCGGCGACCTCCACGGGGTTGTCGGCCGCGGTGTCCTCGAGGGTGTCCATCAGGCTCAGCCGGTTGCCGCCCTCACCGCCGACGTGCAGCAGTTCCTCCAGGGCCACGACGTTGGCCAGCGACAACTGGCCGAACACCGCGTGCAGCTCCTCGACCGCGATCCCCATCTCGTCGGCCACCTCGATCTCGGACGGCGTACGCCGAAGCCGCGCCTCCAGTGTCGCGTAGGCCCGCTCGACGTTACGGGCCTTCTGCCGCACGGACCGGGGGATCCAGTCCAGCGCGCGCAGCTCGTCGATCATCGCGCCCCGGATCCGGGTGATCGCGTACGTCTCGAACTTGATCTCCCGCCCGATGTCGAACTTCTCGATGGCGTCGATCAGCCCGAACACACCCGACGACACGAAGTCGGCCTGCTCCACGTTGGGCGGCAGCCCCACACTCACCCGGCCCGCCACGTACTTCACCAACGGCGAGTAGTGCAGGATCAGCTGCTCGCGCAGCCGGCCGTCACCCGTGGTCTTGTACGACCTCCACAGCTCGTCGAGCGTCGAGGGAGCGGGCGGCCGCCCGCCGCCTCGGGCAGCGGGGGGAACTGCCGCCCGGTCAGACCCGGAGGTGTGCTGGGGCATGCGTCGCCTTGTGCCGTTCTGCAGTGAACTGGTGGTAACTGCGTGAGCTGTCGGTCTGATGTCGAGTTGCCTGTCTGAGTCGGAATCCATGCGAGCGTAGCGTGACTGGAGAGTCGCAGTGTGCGAACAGGGGCGGACTCACCGTGCGCAGATACGTTCCGCTCGGCGTTCCGCGGGGTCGTGGCCGTCGCCGTGCGTGACCGCCGCCGAGCGTCAACTACGGGAAACTCCAAGGGCTTCGGGGAGTCCCCCGGACGGCCGAACACTCTCGGTCAGCGGTGCCCTCCTTTCGTGTCGACGGACATCACGGCCTGGCGTGTCAACTTCCATCCGTCGCCGTGTCGTTCCACGAAGCCAAGTGAGCGGAGTTCGTACAGTCTCGCGACCGTGTCGTCCTCGCCCGTCCCGGCGTCCCTGGCGATCTCCCGCGGCGCCGCCGCCTCCTGGGCCGGCAGCGCGGCCAGCACCCGCGCGGCCGCCGGGTCCAGCAGGTCGCGGGGCAGGACCGGCCCGCGCCTGGCCGGCGCCAGCTCGCCCATGTCGCCGACCAGCTCGGCCACTTCCGCGGCGTCGGTGACCAGTACCGCGTCCCCGCGCAGCAGTTCGTGCACGCCCGCCGAGAGGCCGCTGGTGGCCGGGCCCGGTACCCCCATCGTGAATCTGCCCAACCGCTGCGCGGCCCGGGCGGTCACCAACGCGCCACTGCGGTGGGCCGCCTCCACGACCACCGTGCCGCGCGTCAGCGCCGCGATGACCCGGTTGCGCAGGATGAACCTGCTCGGTGTCG belongs to Streptomyces sp. V3I8 and includes:
- the frr gene encoding ribosome recycling factor; protein product: MIEETLLEAEEKMEKAVVVAKEDFAAIRTGRAHPAMFNKIVADYYGALTPINQLASFSVPEPRMAVVTPFDKSAMRNIEQAIRDSDLGVNPSNDGNIIRVVFPELTEERRKDYIKVARTKAEDSKISIRSVRRKAKDGIDKMVKDGEVGEDEGRRAEKELDDTTTKYVAQVDELLKHKEAELLEV
- the pyrH gene encoding UMP kinase — encoded protein: MTTTQADKDEKGDTGKGAGRFLLKLSGEAFAGGGALGVDPDVVHKMAREIAAVVRGGAQIAVVIGGGNFFRGAELQQRGMDRARSDYMGMLGTVMNCLALQDFLEKEGIDSRVQTAITMGQVAEPYIPLRAVRHLEKGRVVIFGAGMGMPYFSTDTTAAQRALEIDAEALLMGKNGVDGVYDSDPKTNPGAVKFDALSYGEVITRDLKVADMTAITLCRDNKLPILVFELLAEGNIARAVKGEKIGTLVGDQGGRA
- the tsf gene encoding translation elongation factor Ts, giving the protein MANYTAADVKKLRELTGAGMMDCKKALDEADGNVDKAVEALRIKGQKGVAKREGRSAENGAVVSIIADDNTSGVLVELKCETDFVAKGEKFQAVANQIAQHAAATSPADIQALLASEIESGKTVQAFVDEANATLGEKIVLDRFAQFSGTYVTAYMHRTMPDLPPQIGVLVELDKADAGLAKGIAQHIAAFAPKYLSREDVPAEVVESERRVAEETTRAEGKPEAALPKIVEGRVNGFFKEATLLGQPYALDNKKSVQKVLDEAGVTLKRFSRIKVGI
- the rpsB gene encoding 30S ribosomal protein S2, with translation MAVVTMRELLESGVHFGHQTRRWNPKMKRFIFTERNGIYIIDLLQSLSYIDRAYEFVKETVAHGGTVMFVGTKKQAQEAIAEQATRVGMPYVNQRWLGGMLTNFSTVYKRLQRLKELEQIDFEDVAASGLTKKELLVLSREKAKLEKTLGGIREMSKVPSAVWIVDTKKEHIAVGEARKLNIPVVAILDTNCDPDEVDYKIPGNDDAIRSVTLLTRVIADAVAEGLISRSGAGKAAEGDKAAGEPLAAWERDLLEGGEKKADETAAEAPAADAPAADADAEAPATEAPAAETEAPAAEAEAPAAAEAPAEAEAEKPADAEQA
- a CDS encoding peptidoglycan DD-metalloendopeptidase family protein, whose amino-acid sequence is MLGPVLGGPAATARDGGPGGASGGGRASGGGRASGGGVGPPVPAVGRAWPVRSRPPVARGWEPPATAYGRGHRGLDLTAAPGTPVRAVAPGRVSFAGRVAGRGAVSVELTGTGTPPLRTTYVPVRATLRKGAEVAAGEVVGILEPSDPHCPASCLHWGLRRGDTYLDPLALLPPWLLTRGPSRLLPVTGVPEQELDPAPAPESESEPATARPARPAHGTPGLFAWF
- a CDS encoding TetR/AcrR family transcriptional regulator, with amino-acid sequence MAEHRSMQRAALLDAARSLLSEGGTDALTFPALAERTGLARSSVYEYFRSRAAVVEELCEVDFPLWAAEVETAMSLAGTPEGKVEAYVRSQLTLVGDRRHRAVVAISASELDAGAREKIRAAHGGLVAMIVEALRDMGHEQPRMAAMLLQGMADAAVRRIELGAAEEPEVITEAAVAMALRGVRG
- the whiG gene encoding RNA polymerase sigma factor WhiG gives rise to the protein MPQHTSGSDRAAVPPAARGGGRPPAPSTLDELWRSYKTTGDGRLREQLILHYSPLVKYVAGRVSVGLPPNVEQADFVSSGVFGLIDAIEKFDIGREIKFETYAITRIRGAMIDELRALDWIPRSVRQKARNVERAYATLEARLRRTPSEIEVADEMGIAVEELHAVFGQLSLANVVALEELLHVGGEGGNRLSLMDTLEDTAADNPVEVAEDRELRRFLARAINTLPEREKTVVTLYYYEGLTLAEIGNVLGVTESRVSQIHTKSVLQLRAKLASFGR